A genomic window from Alkalihalobacillus sp. AL-G includes:
- the rsgA gene encoding ribosome small subunit-dependent GTPase A — translation MPKGTIIKALSGYYYVLNEDGIFQCRGRGNFRKRKLTPLVGDEVEFQAENRTDGYVLSILERKNELVRPPIANVDQALLIFSVLRPTFSSLLLDRFLIHVEANDILPIICVSKLDLVDSYEELKDTLDAYRQIGYQVIETSSIDETGLEDIRDLFENKVTVIAGQSGVGKSTLLNALNPELKIDTDEISDHLGRGKHTTRHVELISFGEGFVADTPGFSSLDFINIESEELTLYFPEMRELLPTCKFRGCTHTSEPKCAVKAALEAGEIARFRYEHYQQFLQEIKDQKRRY, via the coding sequence TGCCAAAAGGGACGATTATTAAAGCGTTGAGTGGATATTATTATGTGTTGAACGAGGATGGAATTTTTCAGTGTAGAGGCAGGGGGAATTTTCGAAAGCGAAAATTGACTCCCCTCGTCGGTGATGAAGTGGAGTTTCAAGCAGAAAACAGGACAGATGGCTATGTGTTATCTATTCTTGAACGGAAAAATGAATTGGTCCGTCCGCCGATTGCAAATGTAGATCAGGCTTTATTGATTTTTTCCGTCCTTCGCCCAACGTTTAGTTCACTCCTTTTGGATCGGTTCCTGATTCACGTTGAGGCCAATGATATTTTACCGATAATCTGTGTCAGTAAGCTGGATTTGGTTGATTCTTATGAAGAATTGAAGGATACTCTAGATGCTTATAGGCAAATTGGCTATCAAGTCATTGAAACTTCTTCAATCGACGAAACAGGTCTTGAGGATATCCGTGATCTATTTGAAAATAAAGTTACGGTGATCGCTGGACAGTCCGGTGTAGGTAAATCTACTCTTCTAAATGCATTGAATCCAGAGCTGAAAATAGACACGGATGAGATCTCCGACCATTTGGGACGTGGAAAGCATACGACACGTCACGTCGAGCTTATTTCGTTCGGAGAAGGATTCGTCGCAGATACACCTGGATTCAGTTCATTGGATTTTATCAATATTGAATCGGAAGAATTAACTCTCTATTTTCCAGAAATGCGAGAGCTGCTTCCAACATGCAAGTTCAGGGGATGTACGCATACATCTGAACCGAAATGTGCTGTGAAAGCGGCACTTGAAGCAGGGGAGATCGCTCGTTTCCGCTATGAACATTATCAACAATTTTTACAAGAGATTAAAGATCAAAAACGGAGGTACTGA
- the rpe gene encoding ribulose-phosphate 3-epimerase: MIKIAPSILSADFSKLGDEIKDVEHGGADYIHVDVMDGHFVPNITIGPLIVDAIRPVTDLPLDVHLMIENPDQYIPSFAKAGADIISVHVEACPHLHRTIHLIKEQGVKAGVVLNPHTPVNTIEHIIEDVDLVLFMTVNPGFGGQSFIEPVLSKIEAVSTMCKEKGLDIDIEVDGGVNPETAKLCVEHGANVLVAGSAIYNKEDRKDAINAIRGV, encoded by the coding sequence ATGATTAAAATAGCACCATCGATTCTCTCCGCTGATTTCTCGAAACTTGGAGACGAAATTAAAGATGTTGAGCACGGAGGCGCGGATTATATCCACGTCGATGTAATGGATGGTCATTTCGTGCCAAATATTACGATTGGACCACTCATTGTCGATGCAATTCGACCTGTAACCGATTTGCCACTTGATGTTCATCTAATGATTGAGAACCCTGACCAATATATACCGAGCTTCGCAAAGGCAGGAGCAGATATCATCTCAGTTCATGTTGAGGCATGTCCACATCTACATCGCACCATCCATCTTATTAAAGAACAGGGTGTTAAGGCCGGAGTTGTTCTGAACCCTCATACACCGGTCAATACGATTGAACACATTATTGAAGATGTCGACCTTGTTCTATTTATGACTGTAAATCCAGGATTCGGTGGACAATCATTCATTGAACCGGTCTTGTCCAAAATTGAAGCCGTATCAACTATGTGCAAAGAAAAAGGTCTTGATATCGACATTGAAGTTGACGGAGGGGTTAATCCAGAGACTGCCAAGCTTTGTGTAGAACATGGTGCGAACGTTCTTGTTGCAGGTTCAGCGATTTACAACAAAGAAGACCGCAAGGATGCAATCAATGCAATTCGTGGTGTATAA
- the thiT gene encoding energy-coupled thiamine transporter ThiT, with product MSNRILLISEVAIMAALGVILGFVKLGGPWAFGGSVSLEMVPIFIMAFRRGVAGGVLTGLMIGLLQLLFSPYLYFPLQIVLDYPLAFLLVGLAGLVRPKSKDAFGKRVTLIIVGTFIGSLLRLVSHVISGVAFFASSAPEGTSAFVYSITYNSTYIVPTFILTVILVIMLSKTAPKLIHGE from the coding sequence ATGAGCAATCGTATTTTATTAATTTCAGAAGTTGCGATTATGGCGGCTCTTGGTGTAATTTTAGGATTTGTAAAACTTGGAGGTCCTTGGGCATTTGGTGGATCCGTCTCATTGGAAATGGTTCCCATTTTCATCATGGCGTTTCGCAGAGGGGTTGCAGGAGGGGTATTGACTGGACTTATGATCGGACTTTTACAATTACTCTTTAGTCCTTATCTTTATTTTCCGTTACAAATTGTACTTGATTATCCACTTGCATTCCTTCTCGTCGGGTTGGCAGGGTTGGTCCGGCCTAAATCCAAAGATGCATTCGGTAAGCGTGTTACATTGATCATTGTCGGTACGTTCATTGGTAGTCTTTTACGTTTGGTCAGTCATGTGATTTCCGGTGTTGCATTCTTTGCAAGTTCTGCTCCGGAAGGTACTTCTGCATTTGTCTATTCGATTACGTATAATAGCACGTATATTGTACCAACCTTCATTTTGACGGTAATCCTAGTAATAATGCTTTCAAAGACGGCACCAAAGCTAATTCACGGAGAGTGA
- a CDS encoding thiamine diphosphokinase, translated as MQRIHIVAGGPEYLIPELHFQDEDIVVGVDEGVKFLANRNIAPNAAFGDFDSISSQEFSSIINDPNIRTYTFEQEKDMTDLELAVRWGLEQLPDMVVLYGVTGGRLDHELINIQMMSLGLEHDIAMKIIDTKNEIEIKNPGKYTVEIRSDLPYVSFVPFSQLVKGINLEGFRYPLYDADLVFGSTLCISNELVTKKGTYSFDDGILMMVRSKD; from the coding sequence GTGCAAAGAATTCATATTGTTGCTGGAGGTCCTGAGTATCTAATTCCGGAGCTTCATTTTCAAGATGAGGACATTGTTGTTGGTGTTGATGAGGGAGTAAAGTTCCTTGCAAATAGAAATATCGCTCCTAATGCAGCATTTGGTGATTTTGATTCCATTTCGTCACAAGAGTTCTCAAGTATCATCAATGATCCGAACATCCGTACTTACACTTTTGAACAGGAAAAGGATATGACCGATCTTGAGTTGGCAGTACGATGGGGATTAGAACAACTACCCGACATGGTTGTTTTATATGGTGTAACGGGGGGCCGATTAGACCATGAATTGATTAACATTCAAATGATGTCACTTGGATTAGAGCACGATATCGCAATGAAAATCATTGACACAAAAAATGAAATTGAAATTAAAAACCCAGGAAAGTATACAGTTGAGATACGCTCTGATTTACCGTACGTTTCCTTTGTCCCTTTTTCACAACTAGTTAAAGGGATTAATTTGGAGGGCTTCCGCTACCCTCTATACGATGCTGATTTAGTCTTCGGTTCTACTTTATGTATATCGAATGAGCTTGTAACAAAAAAAGGTACTTATTCGTTTGATGACGGCATACTAATGATGGTAAGAAGCAAAGACTGA
- the spoVM gene encoding stage V sporulation protein SpoVM, whose product MKFYTIKLPRFLGGFVRAILGSFKKG is encoded by the coding sequence ATGAAATTTTATACCATTAAACTGCCCAGGTTCTTAGGTGGTTTCGTGAGGGCGATTCTAGGATCCTTCAAAAAGGGATAA
- the rpmB gene encoding 50S ribosomal protein L28 → MARKCVVTGKKTSFGNKRSHALNSSKRKWGANVQKVRILVDGKPKRVYVSARALKSGKVERV, encoded by the coding sequence ATGGCTAGAAAATGTGTTGTAACTGGTAAGAAAACAAGCTTTGGAAATAAGCGTTCACACGCATTGAACTCTTCAAAACGTAAATGGGGAGCGAACGTTCAAAAGGTTCGTATTCTTGTAGACGGTAAACCAAAGCGCGTATACGTATCTGCTCGTGCTCTTAAGTCCGGTAAAGTAGAACGCGTTTAA
- a CDS encoding Asp23/Gls24 family envelope stress response protein: MSIEMKTKYGEIDISNDVIATIAGGAAIDCYGIIGMASQKQIKDGITELLGRDNFSRGIVVRQEEDEVHIDMYIIVSYGTKISEVAHNVQTKVKYTLDQMLGLSVDSVNIFVQGVRVTNP; encoded by the coding sequence ATGTCTATTGAAATGAAAACGAAGTACGGAGAGATCGATATCTCCAACGACGTCATTGCGACTATTGCAGGTGGAGCCGCAATCGATTGTTATGGTATCATCGGAATGGCATCGCAAAAGCAAATTAAAGACGGCATTACCGAACTCCTAGGAAGAGATAATTTTAGCAGAGGCATTGTCGTACGACAAGAAGAGGATGAAGTTCACATAGATATGTACATTATTGTAAGCTATGGAACAAAAATTTCCGAAGTCGCCCATAATGTCCAGACAAAAGTGAAGTATACGCTCGATCAAATGCTCGGATTATCAGTTGATTCCGTAAACATATTTGTTCAAGGCGTGAGGGTGACAAACCCGTAA
- a CDS encoding DAK2 domain-containing protein: MTLKKLDGGKLSQMFLTGANQLHNNVKVIDALNVFPVPDGDTGTNMNLTITSGVKEVKTLTSDDASKIASAFSKGLLMGARGNSGVILSQLFRGFSKAIEGKSSIDVEFFALALERGVETAYKAVMKPVEGTILTVAKDAAKAAAKAARKSDDIIEVMQKTLQEAKASLDRTPELLPVLKEVGVVDSGGQGLVMIYEGFLAVLEGKELPSVSESGPSIDELVNAEHHKTAQLHMNTEDIVFGYCTEFMVKFKAEKTQQSPFSEDKFREELNNHGDSLLVVSDEELVKVHIHTEQPGNMLTLAQDYGDLINIKIENMREQHSAILEKQQPVHTMEAPKPKTKQPFGIITVSMGTGIEELFKSLGASVVIAGGQTMNPSIEDIVKAIEEAHSDKLIILPNNSNIVMAAEQAASVVDQEVAVVKTKTVPQGISALLSFNPSASLEDNKNSMAEAVNHVKSGQVTFAVRDTTIDGVEIKKDEFMGIFDSKIVTSKKTQNEAVEALLSEMISDDDEIVTIIYGDDASEVEASKLAEWVEKQYPDVEVEMHAGKQPIYSYILSVE; encoded by the coding sequence GTGACTTTAAAGAAGTTGGATGGTGGAAAGCTATCCCAAATGTTTTTAACCGGTGCGAACCAACTGCATAACAATGTGAAAGTGATCGACGCACTCAATGTTTTTCCAGTACCGGATGGTGATACTGGAACAAACATGAATTTAACGATTACATCCGGGGTAAAAGAAGTTAAAACTTTAACTTCGGATGATGCTAGTAAAATTGCATCTGCATTTTCAAAAGGGCTTTTAATGGGAGCACGCGGGAATTCCGGTGTAATCCTTTCTCAATTGTTCAGGGGCTTCTCAAAAGCAATTGAAGGGAAAAGCTCGATTGATGTGGAGTTTTTTGCCTTGGCTTTAGAACGGGGTGTCGAGACTGCCTATAAGGCTGTGATGAAGCCTGTAGAAGGTACGATTTTAACCGTTGCTAAGGATGCAGCCAAAGCGGCTGCAAAAGCTGCCCGGAAATCAGATGATATCATTGAGGTCATGCAAAAAACATTACAGGAAGCAAAGGCATCTCTAGATCGTACTCCTGAACTTTTACCAGTATTAAAAGAGGTAGGAGTCGTCGATTCAGGCGGGCAAGGCCTCGTAATGATATACGAGGGTTTTTTAGCTGTACTTGAAGGAAAAGAATTGCCTTCCGTCAGTGAAAGCGGCCCTTCAATCGATGAGCTCGTGAATGCAGAACATCATAAAACTGCTCAACTACATATGAACACCGAGGATATCGTTTTTGGTTACTGCACTGAGTTTATGGTTAAGTTTAAGGCAGAAAAAACACAACAAAGTCCATTTTCAGAGGATAAATTCAGAGAAGAATTGAACAACCATGGTGATTCACTACTTGTCGTTTCTGATGAAGAGTTAGTCAAAGTGCATATACATACAGAACAGCCGGGAAATATGCTGACCCTTGCGCAAGATTATGGCGATCTGATCAATATTAAGATCGAAAACATGCGTGAGCAGCATTCAGCAATCCTTGAAAAACAACAGCCAGTTCACACGATGGAAGCACCTAAGCCAAAAACGAAACAACCTTTTGGTATTATCACGGTATCTATGGGTACAGGCATCGAAGAACTGTTTAAAAGTCTTGGAGCATCGGTCGTTATAGCTGGCGGACAAACGATGAATCCCAGCATCGAAGACATCGTCAAGGCGATTGAAGAGGCACACTCAGATAAGTTGATCATTTTGCCAAATAACAGCAACATTGTGATGGCTGCTGAACAAGCCGCATCGGTTGTCGATCAAGAGGTCGCTGTCGTAAAGACGAAAACAGTACCTCAAGGAATTTCAGCATTGCTTTCGTTCAACCCATCTGCTTCATTAGAAGATAACAAAAATTCAATGGCAGAAGCAGTAAACCATGTGAAATCTGGACAGGTGACATTTGCTGTTAGAGACACGACCATCGATGGTGTCGAAATTAAAAAAGATGAATTCATGGGTATTTTTGATAGTAAAATCGTTACTTCGAAAAAAACACAAAATGAAGCAGTTGAAGCACTGTTATCTGAAATGATTTCAGATGATGATGAAATTGTAACGATCATATATGGTGATGATGCAAGTGAAGTGGAAGCATCGAAGTTAGCTGAATGGGTTGAAAAACAATATCCTGATGTAGAGGTTGAAATGCACGCAGGTAAACAACCGATCTACTCGTACATCCTTTCAGTCGAATAA
- the sdaAB gene encoding L-serine ammonia-lyase, iron-sulfur-dependent subunit beta, with product MKYKSVFDIIGPVMIGPSSSHTAGAARIGRVSRSLFGRQPSWATISFYGSFAKTYRGHGTDVAIVGGILDFDTFDPRIRDSLKIAKKNGIKIRMSEEDALTDHPNTARIRLGDDEGELEVVGISIGGGKIEITELNGFELRISGNHPALLVVHNDRYGVIAGVANLLAKYQINIGHMEVGRKEKGSEALMTIEVDQNLDDTVIKEIEKLPHVINATRIHD from the coding sequence ATGAAATATAAAAGTGTATTTGATATTATCGGTCCAGTTATGATTGGTCCTTCAAGCTCACATACTGCTGGGGCAGCACGTATTGGACGCGTATCCCGTTCACTCTTTGGTCGACAACCTAGTTGGGCGACGATTTCTTTTTACGGTTCATTTGCAAAAACATACCGGGGACATGGAACCGATGTTGCGATAGTAGGTGGGATATTGGACTTCGACACATTTGATCCTAGAATTAGAGATTCATTGAAAATAGCTAAGAAAAATGGAATCAAAATTCGGATGTCAGAAGAGGATGCTCTCACCGATCACCCTAATACTGCAAGAATCCGTTTAGGAGACGATGAGGGAGAGCTTGAGGTAGTAGGAATCTCTATTGGTGGAGGAAAGATAGAAATTACTGAACTTAATGGATTTGAGCTTCGTATATCTGGCAATCATCCGGCACTTCTTGTTGTCCACAACGATCGTTATGGAGTCATCGCGGGAGTTGCGAATCTTTTAGCAAAATATCAGATTAATATCGGTCACATGGAGGTCGGGAGAAAGGAAAAAGGAAGCGAGGCTCTCATGACAATCGAGGTTGATCAGAATCTGGATGACACTGTAATTAAAGAGATTGAGAAGTTACCCCATGTCATTAATGCCACAAGGATCCATGATTAA
- the sdaAA gene encoding L-serine ammonia-lyase, iron-sulfur-dependent, subunit alpha, translating to MFRNVAELVELAVSKNIPISEVMITQEMDVKSRSRVEVVEQMANNLDVMERAVERGIREGIKSHSGLTGGDAVLLQKYIASGKSLAGTTILDAVSKAVATNEVNAAMGTICATPTAGSAGVVPGTLFALRDKLNPTKEQMVRYLFTSGAFGFVVANNASISGAAGGCQAEVGSATGMAAAAIVELAGGTPEQSAQAMAIALKNMLGLVCDPVAGLVEVPCVKRNAIGASIAITAADMALAGIVSRIPCDEVIDAMYKIGESMPTALKETAQGGLAATPTGRELEAKIYGVPLKKK from the coding sequence ATGTTTCGTAATGTAGCTGAGCTTGTTGAATTAGCCGTGTCCAAAAACATTCCGATTTCTGAAGTAATGATCACACAGGAAATGGATGTTAAGAGCCGTTCCAGGGTTGAAGTTGTCGAACAAATGGCAAACAACCTCGATGTCATGGAACGTGCAGTCGAACGCGGGATAAGAGAAGGGATCAAGTCCCACTCTGGACTTACAGGCGGTGATGCCGTCCTGTTACAAAAATATATTGCAAGCGGCAAAAGCTTAGCGGGAACGACAATATTGGATGCCGTAAGCAAGGCGGTTGCTACCAATGAAGTAAATGCAGCCATGGGAACAATTTGCGCAACTCCAACAGCTGGTTCTGCCGGGGTAGTACCCGGAACTCTTTTTGCGTTAAGGGATAAGCTCAACCCGACAAAAGAGCAGATGGTCCGGTATTTATTCACCTCGGGAGCGTTCGGGTTTGTTGTTGCAAACAATGCATCCATCTCTGGAGCAGCAGGCGGTTGTCAGGCTGAGGTTGGTTCTGCAACAGGTATGGCAGCAGCTGCAATCGTTGAACTGGCAGGAGGCACACCTGAACAATCTGCACAAGCTATGGCGATTGCATTGAAAAACATGCTTGGGCTCGTGTGTGACCCCGTTGCAGGTCTTGTAGAAGTTCCTTGTGTTAAAAGGAATGCGATCGGTGCAAGCATTGCGATTACAGCAGCGGACATGGCTCTTGCTGGAATTGTAAGTAGAATCCCGTGTGATGAGGTTATCGATGCGATGTACAAGATCGGTGAATCAATGCCGACAGCTTTAAAGGAAACTGCTCAGGGAGGTTTAGCGGCAACTCCGACTGGACGTGAACTAGAAGCGAAAATTTATGGAGTACCGCTTAAGAAGAAATGA
- the recG gene encoding ATP-dependent DNA helicase RecG gives MMEQLTQPVIEVKGVGEARAEELIELGIQSVEDLLLYFPYRYEDFKVKELTELKHDEKATLEGKVHSEPSLRFFGRKKSRLTVKVLVGRYLITVVFFNRAFLKKQFSIGQPVTVTGKWDQHRMTLTTQHVSFGHQEKSETIEPIYSVKGEWTVKRLKKVIHQALNQYAESIQEIIPYELKSQYKLLDRKDAIRWLHGPISHQHLKQARRYFVYEEFLLFQLKMQWWRKLEKEKTAGVKRAFDQEKVHSFIKSLPFPLTGAQKCVTDEILIDLGSPYRMNRLLQGDVGSGKTVVAAISMYAAATTGLQSALMVPTEILAEQHYDSLTQLFANFNVSVELLTSSVKGKKRKEVLESVMSGEVDIIVGTHALIQDDVTFNELALVITDEQHRFGVNQRKVLRKKGMNPDVLFMTATPIPRTLAISAFGDMDVSTIDEMPAGRKPIETYWAKHDMLERVLAFIEKELSKGRQAYVICPLIEESDKLDVQNAIDVHAQLQHFFNGYQVGLMHGRLQSEEKEEVMAKFSKNNIQVLVSTTVVEVGVNVPNATVMAVYDAERFGLAQLHQLRGRVGRGEEQSYCILIADPKSEVGKERMQIMTETNDGFELSQRDLELRGPGDFFGKKQSGLPEFKVADLVHDYRALEVARSDAANLIYSKTFWESDPYKGLRDWLLLQVNQWDDKLD, from the coding sequence ATGATGGAACAATTAACACAACCAGTTATAGAAGTGAAGGGTGTCGGTGAAGCAAGAGCTGAGGAATTGATTGAGCTAGGAATTCAATCAGTCGAAGATCTTTTGCTCTATTTTCCGTACCGATATGAAGATTTTAAAGTTAAGGAATTGACCGAACTAAAACATGATGAAAAGGCTACACTAGAAGGGAAGGTTCACAGTGAGCCTTCTTTGCGTTTTTTTGGGCGCAAAAAATCAAGACTCACAGTCAAGGTTCTTGTGGGCCGGTATTTAATTACAGTGGTGTTTTTTAATCGTGCGTTTCTTAAAAAACAATTTTCAATTGGCCAACCAGTAACTGTAACAGGGAAATGGGACCAGCATCGCATGACGTTAACGACCCAACACGTATCGTTTGGGCACCAAGAAAAATCGGAAACGATCGAACCGATTTATTCTGTCAAAGGAGAATGGACAGTTAAACGGTTGAAGAAGGTCATTCATCAAGCATTGAACCAATACGCCGAATCAATTCAAGAAATTATACCGTACGAACTGAAAAGCCAGTATAAGCTTCTTGATCGTAAGGATGCCATTCGTTGGCTACATGGTCCGATCAGCCATCAGCACCTAAAACAAGCAAGAAGGTATTTCGTTTACGAGGAATTCCTTTTATTTCAATTAAAAATGCAATGGTGGCGAAAGTTAGAGAAAGAAAAAACGGCCGGTGTGAAACGTGCATTTGATCAGGAGAAGGTTCATTCCTTTATCAAGTCATTGCCTTTTCCACTTACTGGGGCTCAAAAGTGTGTAACGGATGAAATCCTCATCGATTTAGGCTCGCCGTATCGGATGAATAGGCTTTTACAAGGAGATGTTGGATCAGGTAAAACCGTTGTCGCAGCAATCAGTATGTATGCTGCCGCAACGACAGGGTTGCAGTCCGCTTTAATGGTTCCGACTGAAATTCTTGCTGAGCAACATTATGACTCGCTTACACAGCTGTTTGCCAATTTTAATGTGTCAGTTGAATTATTAACAAGCTCTGTAAAAGGAAAGAAACGCAAAGAAGTTCTGGAGAGTGTTATGAGTGGTGAAGTCGATATTATCGTCGGAACACATGCACTTATCCAGGACGATGTCACTTTCAATGAACTAGCTCTCGTCATAACGGATGAACAGCATAGATTCGGCGTGAACCAACGTAAAGTTCTACGTAAAAAAGGGATGAATCCAGATGTATTGTTCATGACTGCAACCCCGATTCCTAGAACACTTGCGATATCTGCGTTTGGGGACATGGATGTTTCGACAATCGATGAAATGCCGGCAGGACGGAAACCGATTGAAACGTATTGGGCAAAGCACGATATGCTTGAGCGGGTTTTAGCATTTATCGAAAAAGAATTGAGCAAGGGGCGTCAAGCCTATGTCATTTGTCCGCTTATTGAGGAATCAGACAAACTTGACGTTCAAAACGCAATTGACGTCCATGCGCAGCTGCAGCACTTTTTCAATGGTTATCAGGTAGGGCTTATGCACGGTAGGCTTCAATCTGAGGAAAAGGAAGAGGTCATGGCTAAGTTCAGCAAAAACAACATTCAGGTTCTTGTTTCAACGACTGTTGTAGAAGTTGGTGTGAACGTTCCGAATGCAACGGTTATGGCTGTGTATGATGCAGAACGATTTGGTCTTGCTCAGCTTCATCAGCTGAGGGGGCGGGTTGGACGTGGTGAAGAACAATCCTACTGCATCTTAATTGCCGATCCGAAATCAGAGGTGGGTAAAGAACGGATGCAAATTATGACCGAAACCAATGACGGGTTTGAACTTTCTCAACGTGACCTCGAATTACGTGGACCTGGTGATTTTTTTGGAAAAAAACAAAGTGGATTGCCAGAATTCAAAGTGGCAGACCTTGTTCATGACTATCGTGCTCTTGAAGTTGCGAGGAGTGATGCAGCTAACCTGATCTATTCCAAAACCTTTTGGGAGTCGGACCCATACAAAGGTTTACGGGATTGGTTACTGCTCCAGGTGAATCAATGGGATGATAAGCTGGATTGA
- the fapR gene encoding transcription factor FapR, translated as MKRNKKERQQFLKETISGNPFITDEDLADQFQVSVQTIRLDRLELSIPELRERIKHVAQQQLDEVKALSIEDVIGEIIDLQLDESAISILDIKKEHVFSRHNIARGHHLFAQANSLAVAIINDEMALTDKSSLRFTRQVKVGERVVAKANVIEHQKERTIVEVRSFVEKELVFEGIFTMFRTNKAIKKGRSR; from the coding sequence ATGAAGCGAAACAAAAAAGAACGACAACAATTTTTAAAAGAAACGATTTCAGGGAACCCATTCATTACGGATGAAGATTTAGCTGATCAATTTCAGGTTAGCGTTCAAACCATCCGATTAGACCGACTAGAGCTTTCGATTCCTGAGTTACGGGAACGAATCAAACATGTCGCACAACAACAATTGGATGAAGTAAAGGCTCTTTCCATCGAGGATGTAATCGGAGAAATCATTGATTTACAATTGGATGAGTCTGCAATCTCGATCCTGGATATAAAAAAGGAGCATGTATTTTCGAGGCACAATATTGCTAGAGGTCATCACTTGTTTGCACAGGCGAATTCACTTGCTGTTGCCATCATCAATGATGAGATGGCATTAACGGATAAGTCAAGTTTACGTTTTACACGTCAAGTTAAGGTCGGTGAACGTGTCGTCGCAAAAGCGAATGTTATTGAACATCAGAAAGAACGAACCATTGTAGAAGTGAGAAGCTTTGTTGAAAAAGAGCTTGTTTTTGAAGGTATTTTTACAATGTTTCGTACGAACAAAGCAATAAAGAAAGGACGTTCTAGATGA
- the plsX gene encoding phosphate acyltransferase PlsX — MRIAIDAMGGDHAPEQIVLGAEIAVKEFSDLEIVLVGDENQIKPILTTNERISILHTEEKITSEDEPVRAVRRKKSSSMVLTANEVKEGRADACISAGNTGALMATGLLHIGRIKGIDRPALSPTLPTLDGKGFVLLDVGSNMDAKPEHLVQYAFMASVYSEKVRGIAKPRVGLLNVGSEPGKGNELSKQAFQLLEGHQQFHFVGNVEPRDLLDGPADVVVCDGFSGNLVLKTIEGTALSLFSMIKEQLMSSIKSKLSAAVLKPQFKAVKRKLDYSEYGGAALFGLRAPVVKAHGSSNANALYNAIRQARHMVEHKMVKIIQEEVVEQSNEEER, encoded by the coding sequence ATGAGAATTGCCATAGATGCGATGGGGGGAGATCATGCGCCTGAACAGATCGTCCTCGGTGCAGAAATTGCTGTTAAGGAATTTTCCGACCTCGAAATTGTTCTTGTCGGTGATGAAAATCAAATAAAACCGATATTAACAACTAATGAGCGGATTTCAATCTTACATACTGAAGAAAAAATAACGAGTGAGGATGAACCGGTAAGAGCGGTTCGCCGAAAGAAAAGTTCGTCGATGGTCCTCACCGCAAACGAAGTGAAGGAAGGGCGTGCGGATGCTTGTATCTCTGCAGGTAATACAGGGGCGCTGATGGCAACTGGATTGCTCCATATTGGGAGGATCAAAGGAATCGATCGGCCAGCCCTTTCACCAACATTGCCTACGTTAGACGGAAAAGGTTTCGTACTTCTTGATGTTGGTTCAAATATGGATGCCAAACCAGAGCATCTTGTTCAATATGCATTTATGGCTAGTGTATATAGCGAAAAAGTACGAGGAATCGCTAAGCCACGAGTGGGATTGCTGAATGTTGGCTCAGAGCCTGGTAAGGGGAATGAGCTTTCCAAGCAAGCGTTTCAACTGCTTGAAGGGCATCAGCAGTTTCACTTTGTTGGAAATGTGGAACCAAGAGACCTCTTGGATGGTCCTGCGGATGTAGTCGTCTGCGATGGTTTTTCAGGTAATCTCGTGCTAAAGACAATTGAAGGAACGGCATTATCCCTTTTTTCAATGATAAAAGAACAATTGATGAGCTCGATAAAAAGTAAGCTGTCTGCTGCGGTGTTGAAGCCGCAATTTAAAGCGGTTAAACGAAAGCTTGATTATAGTGAATATGGTGGTGCAGCACTTTTCGGACTTCGTGCCCCGGTTGTCAAAGCACACGGGTCTTCGAACGCTAATGCACTTTACAATGCGATCCGTCAGGCAAGACATATGGTAGAACATAAAATGGTCAAAATCATACAAGAAGAAGTTGTAGAACAATCGAATGAAGAGGAGCGATAA